Genomic DNA from Setaria italica strain Yugu1 chromosome V, Setaria_italica_v2.0, whole genome shotgun sequence:
TGCAGGAGCCAGGAGGCACCCTACTTTCACATGCCATCAAACACGTACGCCAATCGACACCCATATCTTATCGCCAGTTTCATGTGACGCCGATTCCGCGATCTTTCTTCATCAGCGGGAGGGTAAACCGTGCACGTGGAAAAAGAATAGCACACAGAGTGTCGAGTCCTGACATGCTATGGCCAGTGATCGTGGCTCAGTGGTCACGGAAAGGAGACCGGCGAACTAGTACCCGGTGTCGTCTAACGGACGCGCGGTCCATACGGGCCACTACCCCTGCCGGTCCACCCCGGCCGAGGCTTCATGCTGACCAAACGAATCCGGCCGATCGATCTCAGAAAATTCAGATACCGCCGGCGCACGCCTGGGCCGGGAGAGGAAGGGTTCAACGAACCGTCGTCCTTGGACAGGACACGGGCACGGGGCACGTACCTGCTGGGGCCGGAAGCAGCTCCTCTGCAGTTATTGCAGAGGCACTGTGTGGCTGATCAGTGGGTCCACAGGCCAACTGGCCCACTTGCCGGGGGCATAGTCTCTCTGCAGTAACTGCAGAGGCTCCTTGGATGCTCACCCTCCTGCTCTGTAGTCTGTACCCGCACCAGCTTGACTGTTGAGCCGTGCATCGCACCTGGATTGGATGCCTCTCTCAGGTCTGTAAACATGGGATTGCAAATGCCATCACATCATGCCACCGTCCGGCGAGTGAAAGTGATTTATCTTTAACAACAGGTGGTGGGTATGAGCATGATCCATCCTTTGGATGCATTTGAGAACATGAAATGAATGCAGGAGGCTACGGGATTTTGTCAGGTATACAATATAGTACATACACACATATAGACGCATGTGATCGATCGCGCAAGGCGATGCTTACCGCAATCAATGAGCGCGAACAAAACTCTTCTGGTCCTGAAAATCAACGTCGCGCCGCTAAATACACTCCCTGGTTTGTAGGGTTCCAGCTGTGGAGATAGTTCTGCCGCGTGTCTGCATCCAAAGCACCTGATCATTACAATTTACAAACACCCTCATATCAGCCAACCTTTAaagatgagaaaaaaaaatgattcatATCTAGACAGAGCTAGCCAAAACCATGATGAAACTCCAGTCATGGATGGATGGGTTCAGGCTTCAGATGTAAGAAGAGGCACTCGCAATGATGAGTCATTCTACACCAGCAGCCAAACAAGTTTAGGTCTGCAGCAGCCATGAAATGTATCCAGGTACAACAAGATTCTATTATCTGGATTCCAATCAGAGTAGCTTCTGAAAACTAATATAACCTGAAAAATGCAACACCTGTTTGGTACGTCCGGTTCCATGCAAACCTCTTAATATCCCAAATTCCAATTGAGGAAGGACTACAAAACCTGTTAATTGTGTGCGCGTGGGTGGTCAAGGTGGTTATCAGATTGCCCAGCACCTAATAGCAATTCAAAAATACTGTGACACCAGAATATTCAAAAGGATCAAGTTGTAATGATCCCTAAAACCATTATTGCACCAGGGAATGGATGAAAAGCCACCAATGTTCACACTATGTTTGGACACCTTGCAGAGACgacaaaaaagaaatgcatcCATCATCTTTTATCTATAAGAGTTGTCGTGAATACAAGTGTCAGTCCCAGACCAAAGGGGCCATCTGGCTGCCCATAACCACAAGAGAGGTTGATGGACCTAATAGTGGCTCAGAACTGACCACATATATGCTACTTTGCCTAAATCTTGCAGCAAGTCAGTAGAACTGTAAGAGCACGTCTGATTATGCCATAAAACAATTTCTTACAAGTCTTTCTTTTCACATTACATTCACCATAATCACATAGTAAGAAGGAACACTGCCTCCTGAAGCTGTCAGAATCGGAATCAAAGTAGCAAACACCAAAAGTCCATCGATCATCTTACTTCCATGTTCAGCCCATCAGGCAGAACTGTACTGTAGAAAAATAGGAAGTAAGCAGAGAAAGTGACAAGACCGTGTGCTGCTTCAGACTCGTAATTTTTCATGATTGCAGCGCATGTTTGACAGAAAGGGATGAGGGTGACCCGATTCAACACCATCATgatagaagaaaacaaaagggaGCAATAATCGAACAAAGATAATGTCAAGCACGAATTTTACCTGCAAACTAGTCAGTGACATATTTTACACAAGAATATCTCTGGTGGTTTTTTTCTTGCTGGTAAAAAAGACAGCCATGCCATTGTTCTAATAATAgaatttttttctgtttttcctggatttttttgtttttctgtaCACTATGCaaatatctatatctatatctatatatatctaTTATTAAAGCGAGTAACGTCTCTGGCAGTAATTTTCGTCCGTGGCGCTCGTTTTGCAAAAAACTCCTCAGACTTTcatgaaatcaacccgcagtccaattctgAATGTAGGGGGGCTCTGGtggaaaaaagaggaaagcGAGGGACTAAAGTGAAAAGAGCTTAGCTCCCTCGTCGCCTCCGCACTCCGTCCGGCTCCGGGCCCGGCGCCACCCGGCTGTGGACTGGCTCCGCCGCCGTctaccccccctcccccgcgctGCACCTTCGTCCGTTGTGTGTCCCATCTATCAAGGCTCCGCTGTTTTTTTTCGTCCGTCAGAGGGCGTTGCGGCCGCCCACCCGCGCGCCACGCCCGAGTccgggggagagggagtgggggccggccggatccggcggaggagaaggagagggaggagagagagggggaggagaggaggtgggggtggCGCGGGGCTGACCAggtggcaggcggcggcgctgtcggCGGTGGCCGGGTGGGTCTGGGCGGCCTCGTTCTACGACCTCACGCGCCGGGCGCGCACTGGTCTAGCCATGGGTCACGCGCCGTGTGCACACCGAGATGCCGGCAATCCTCAGGTTCCAGGTCCGTCCGCTACCGCGCCATCTCTGTCCTCAACTGTCTGCTTCGGGCTGATTTTACCGACGAACGAATTAACTTGCATTTGTAGCGCTTCTCTTTTAAGAATTGTAGCGCACGATTTGATGTTTCTCACTTGGGCCTCGTGTTCCTGACGTTTTCAGGATTAGTCTACTTTGTAGGAATAGGAAAGCCTGGTAGAGGGAAGGGTGTGATTTGATTAAATCGAGAAACATGAGATGAACTTGGCTTCATCTTTAAGCTCCTAAACCTATGGATGGGCAATAAACAGAGATAAAATGTGCTTTGCAAAATCATTGGTATCTTAGTCTTCTGTATTTGGTTATCTTCGATGTTTCAGCTGTCCATTTGTCTGAAGTTAAATTATGTTGTTTGTTGAAATTGTTGCAGAGGTTGCAGCACAAGTTGCTGGACAATTTCTTCTCTGTGCTGTCATGCATTGTCTCTGTTCCCTTCTACACGGgattcctccctctcctcttctgGGTATGTCTTGTGGCCACTGATTGCCTCCCTTTCTCCATTTCCTGCAGCAACCCCCTGTGACTCTGAATTGTTCTTGTTTTTCCACATGTTGTAGAGTACACACAACAAGCTGGCTAGGCAGATGACCCTCCTCATGGCTTTATGTGATTACCTCGGGAACTCTGTCAAGGTTTGTCATCTGTTCCTCGTATGATTGAAGGGATAAGCACTGGTTTAGCTGTTTGTGACCCTCTTGATGTTTCTCGATACAGGATATGATATCAGCTCCTCGTCCATGCTCTCCTCCTGTTAGAAGAGTAACAGCCACTGAAGATGAGAATGCCATGGAATATGGGCTTCCATCATCGCATGCTCTCAATATTGTTTGTTTGATGGGGTATACTCCTGCTCTTATTACAGCATCGTAGCCTTCGTAGGGGAAGCTTGAAAAGAATCGCCAAGTAAGGCTGCTTCTGATCTATGCAGATATCTATTACATTATGTCCTCACATATGGAGATGCTGGTAATGTTATGATTGCTGCTGGTTTATCTCTAGCTTTCTTGTTTGTTATGCTAATTGGCATTGGTGAGTTGGAGTTCATAAGGCAACCGTTTCTCTTGACTTCCCAAAGATCTTGACAATTTGATTTACCTGAAATTGACAGCAAGGATATATTTGGTTTGCACAGCTTGATCGATGTTATTGCTGGAATTTGTTTTGGCATTGATGCCATCCATCAAACTCACATCACTTCACATATGCagtaagaaaagaaaatgatcaaAACAGATGACAACTTGCTATACAGGAACCAAGGAAAAAAGATAGGCTTGGTAAATGACAATCAATTGCAGCCACACCTTATCTTCTCAAcctttccttttcattttgATTGCATAGTGTTTCTTCATTGTCCACCAAAGCTGGATGCTAGAACAGGCAgtggtggtggtagtggtgGAACTGCAGCttgacggccgccgcggccgccgagtcCGACGCGCCGGTTAGCTGCGGCGCCATCCCCTCCTCGATCTGCGACAATGCGGCTGGTCCCTGGATCTCGGCTCGGGGGGGTATTGGGAGCGATTGGGTCCGCGGCAGCGGCGCTTGGGCTGCTACTCGCTTGACCTCATCCCGTGAAGCAGCGCCCCCTGGCCCTTTGTTCTCCTTGTCTGCCCTGCAATCTTCCCAGGCAATGGGGCGACTGGCTATACCCTGCAATCTGCCTAGGCCTGCATCTTCATTTGCTCCTTCAGTCCTTCAAGCGTGAGCATCCTTGAGGTACCTTTTCAATCCCCCCTATATGCATACGGATTAGTTCAAATGCTTCACGATTGTTGCACACAATTTCTTCTTGAATGTCGCAGTTTGTCAGCAATGCTCCTACCTCCTCTCCTCTGCTTGCTCTGTTCGTGAAAATACTCTGTCAACATGGATGAATTCAAGCTTACCAGGTGTTCGATAGAATGCTCATAAGAGATGGGGAATTATTTTCCATCGATAGATGCCTTATTCTTTCAACAACTACAGAAATTGTATGCTCAGTATGCAAGAGTGCATTCAACTAGGAACATCGGGTCATAGTGCAGTAGTCTAACTTTGTGATAAGAAACAATTGTTAACATGTTCAAAAGTTTCTGTTTGCATGATGGCACTTGGCAAAGTTTGCAGCAGCTATGGCAGATGGTGCGGTggtagcagctcagccttgagCACTGATCGGATCAGATGAAGATTCGGAACATGTTCAGTTCACTTCATCATTCAAATTACTGTCAAAATCTAGTTATTTCATCACTCGGTGTATATATCCAGGAGATAGGTGTGCTATTTCAGAGGATAGATATCCTGACCATCACTGTaggataaaaaaaatgtttgattCACAGCACATATTAACACAGAGAATTGAATTTCCTCTTGTCCAACCTTTTCTCTCATGGGTatgatagatgtgatcctttaGATGTGATCATTGTTGTATACGTATT
This window encodes:
- the LOC101783552 gene encoding lipid phosphate phosphatase delta, whose amino-acid sequence is MPAILRFQRLQHKLLDNFFSVLSCIVSVPFYTGFLPLLFWSTHNKLARQMTLLMALCDYLGNSVKDMISAPRPCSPPVRRVTATEDENAMEYGLPSSHALNIVCLMGYLLHYVLTYGDAGNVMIAAGLSLAFLFVMLIGIGELEFIRQPFLLTSQRS